Proteins encoded in a region of the Quercus lobata isolate SW786 chromosome 8, ValleyOak3.0 Primary Assembly, whole genome shotgun sequence genome:
- the LOC115957526 gene encoding calcium-binding protein KRP1-like, with protein sequence MAQLALDNSVEFEDYFPSMIARLGAEGFIGELCSGFRLLMDCEKGLITFESLKRNSFLLGLNDMGDEEIVLMLMEGDLDGDGALSQMEFCILMFRLSPGLMDGSKRCWMDDFESI encoded by the coding sequence ATGGCACAATTGGCACTAGACAACTCGGTTGAGTTCGAGGACTACTTCCCATCCATGATTGCGAGGTTGGGTGCAGAAGGGTTTATCGGGGAACTCTGCAGTGGGTTTCGTTTGCTGATGGATTGCGAGAAGGGACTCATCACGTTTGAGAGCTTGAAGAGGAACAGTTTTCTGCTGGGGTTGAATGACATGGGAGATGAAGAGATTGTTTTAATGCTGATGGAAGGTGATCTTGATGGAGATGGAGCTCTGAGTCAAATGGAGTTTTGCATTCTCATGTTTAGGTTGAGCCCAGGTTTGATGGATGGATCTAAAAGGTGCTGGATGGATGATTTCGAAAGTATCTGA